In Malus sylvestris chromosome 15, drMalSylv7.2, whole genome shotgun sequence, a single genomic region encodes these proteins:
- the LOC126601404 gene encoding myb family transcription factor PHL4-like isoform X3, with protein MRDGAQWFVENTDIKLVGNDDPLQGEIAWNRTPRELGLSAYALQQLGGSHAATPNQIRELMKVDGLTNDEVKSHLQGTF; from the exons ATGAGGGATGGAGCACAGTGGTTTGTGGAGAACACAGACATTAAACTTGTTG GAAATGATGACCCCCTCCAAGGAGAAATAGCATGGAATAGGACGCCACGAGAGCTTGGTCTTTCAGCTTATGCTCTTCAACAACTTGGTGGTTCACATG CTGCTACACCAAACCAAATTAGAGAATTAATGAAGGTTGATGGGCTTACTAATGATGAAGTCAAAAGCCATTTGCAG GGCACATTTTGA
- the LOC126602912 gene encoding transcription factor bHLH131-like codes for MSRKLSSLRILDIQMDKASVLGETVRKVRELKKALTEVEAACHCGDRRDECVLPGGVDKLSVEQCEGEKGGLVKATFSCEDRLGLISDMTRALSCVKGRVVRAEMVTVGGRSKNALWVQGLGGGNEGVVALKRALKVVIDRPVLPRNII; via the coding sequence ATGTCTCGCAAACTTTCCTCACTTAGAATACTTGACATACAGATGGACAAGGCATCTGTGCTTGGAGAGACAGTCAGGAAAGTAAGGGAGCTTAAAAAGGCGTTAACAGAAGTTGAAGCAGCTTGTCATTGCGGGGACAGGAGGGATGAGTGCGTTTTACCTGGTGGGGTTGACAAGTTAAGTGTCGAACAATGCGAGGGGGAGAAAGGAGGGCTTGTGAAGGCCACATTCAGCTGTGAGGATAGGCTGGGGCTCATTTCGGACATGACAAGGGCACTGAGTTGTGTAAAGGGAAGGGTTGTTAGGGCTGAGATGGTGACAGTCGGTGGAAGGAGTAAAAATGCATTGTGGGTGCAAGGGTTAGGTGGTGGAAATGAAGGGGTGGTGGCGCTGAAGAGAGCACTGAAGGTGGTTATTGATCGCCCTGTTTTGCCAAGGAATATTATCTGA
- the LOC126601404 gene encoding uncharacterized protein LOC126601404 isoform X1 produces the protein MRDGAQWFVENTDIKLVGNDDPLQGEIAWNRTPRELGLSAYALQQLGGSHAATPNQIRELMKVDGLTNDEVKSHLQVCICDYPSVFNRNLADVNKILYNHDGNCKPFCMLLVVNLFTHTCDYPC, from the exons ATGAGGGATGGAGCACAGTGGTTTGTGGAGAACACAGACATTAAACTTGTTG GAAATGATGACCCCCTCCAAGGAGAAATAGCATGGAATAGGACGCCACGAGAGCTTGGTCTTTCAGCTTATGCTCTTCAACAACTTGGTGGTTCACATG CTGCTACACCAAACCAAATTAGAGAATTAATGAAGGTTGATGGGCTTACTAATGATGAAGTCAAAAGCCATTTGCAGGTTTGTATATGTGATTATCCATCTGTTTTTAATCGTAATTTGGCTGATGTGAATAAAATTTTATACAATCATGACGGAAATTGCAAGCCATTTTGCATGCTATTAGTGGTGAATCTTTTTACACATACATGTGATTATCCttgttaa
- the LOC126601404 gene encoding protein PHOSPHATE STARVATION RESPONSE 1-like isoform X2, with translation MRDGAQWFVENTDIKLVGNDDPLQGEIAWNRTPRELGLSAYALQQLGGSHAATPNQIRELMKVDGLTNDEVKSHLQGNSTIAAKVY, from the exons ATGAGGGATGGAGCACAGTGGTTTGTGGAGAACACAGACATTAAACTTGTTG GAAATGATGACCCCCTCCAAGGAGAAATAGCATGGAATAGGACGCCACGAGAGCTTGGTCTTTCAGCTTATGCTCTTCAACAACTTGGTGGTTCACATG CTGCTACACCAAACCAAATTAGAGAATTAATGAAGGTTGATGGGCTTACTAATGATGAAGTCAAAAGCCATTTGCAG GGGAATTCAACAATTGCAGCTAAGGTTTACTGA